The Ipomoea triloba cultivar NCNSP0323 chromosome 13, ASM357664v1 genomic interval CACAATGAAGATTACAGTTTTTTGACTACTGTCTTTAGCTCATCAAGTGAACATATATTCTATATTAACCCTAACCAATAATTCCATGGAAATGGTTCCCCCAAACTTGGTGTTCCTCATTATTGCTCTTTTACTCTTCTCactagggatgacaatttcacCTGACCCTGACGGGGAAAGGATGAGATAAAATTTGGATAATAGGGACAAACATTTTTTCAGTCTCTATCGAGGACAGGGATGGAGAAGAATTCAAATAGGTAAGTTTCAAATATCAATTCATAGTGTCATACCATCTTCAGTTCACAACTAAATATTCATGTGTATTGTGCTAGACATTCATTTCGCAATGAAATGAACAAGGTGAACACGAAAGCTTAAATAAGTTTACACTGCAATAATAACTCTTATGATATAATTGTCATGTGTTGAAAGGATTCGAGTTACCAGAACTTGTAATCTCTGGCTTTAATCAACTATGTTCTTCACCTTCCTCATGAACTGGCTTATTGCACTGATGACCCGAAGCGGATTCTCAAGATGTGCTGCATGCCCACAGCAAGGGATTTCAATCATTTCTGGACAATCTACAGTTGCATTTTGGTTGATTTCGTCGTGCATCTTCTGAGCAATGGTCTTGAATTTGGCATCTCTTTCTCCAACTATGAGTAGAAGCTGTAGTTTGCAGTGTTTCAGGTCTTCCCATAATGGTCTGTAATCACGAAGGTTAGAGTAAAAGTAAAACTCGTGTCAGATGTAATGATTTTATTGGAGGAAGAAAAGGTAAACTGTACCCACTTTTTGGTTTGGAGCAATCAAAACCCGCACTtcagaaaagtaaaaaatagaataaaaagcGGGAATGCATGTAGTATTTTCTAAGCATTATCACTATAATGAGAGGAACTTACGGCTGCCTGCCAATGCTCAAGTCAGACAGAACTCTCGCGAGAGTTCCCAGATTATCGTGTTGCAAGCGGATGGAAACTATGTTCTTGAAGTGTGGATGACATCTTAAACTGCAGAATGCAATTACATTATGAAGTAGTCAAACAATAGCATGAGTGTTTAAGCACCATAAACTAATAGTGTACCTGTTCCAGAGGTCCCCAGCATACCAAGTGTCTATAAATGATTCCAGGCCTGAAGAAACCAGGAATGATGCAGTAAAGTCATCCTTGGCTCTGCGCATTTTTCGTTCTACTGGATTTGTTAGTCCAGGACTTCCAGAGATTATGACAGCTCCTTCAACCTTTATAAAACACGCTGGAATCAGATATGAAACCGAGGGAACTTCTATGGTGCTGATCATATCCGATACCATACCAGGTATTATTAGCAATGGTTTCTAATCATGCCCGGTAGATATACATGATTGTACCAGGTACGAACTGCACCTTAGAATTTTCCATGAAACTTGTAAAGAATAAAACTAAATCAGGAGTGAATCATGTATACCGTGGCATTGCACCTTAGTGCCATGTATAATGCTATCCTGGCTCCCATGGAGTATCCAACAAGGATTACTTTCTTGAAATGTAATTTGCCAAGCAAATTGCACAAGATAGTGGCAATGGCTTCGATTGAAAAAGTTGATTCATCCATAACATCATTACCAGCCCGATCTTGCAGCTTTGATCTGCCATGGCCAGGGAGGTCAATTGAAATGCATCTGGCAGAGCCTGACATGGCTTTCATGATTGGAATCCAATCTTCACCGGTTCCAAGGAAACCGTGCAGAAAGACAATAACATTATTCTGCATGAATCCAAAAATTAAGAGGTATAAGTATAATAGCTGTATTCATCCTTCATGCTTGTACAAATAGGCTACAATCTTATCAAGCAAATGTGACGATAACTTCAAGTTACCTACATTTGCACTTTCTCCAATCTCATGGACATTAATGGAGATGGAAACACTGTCAAGGTCAGTTTTCAACTGATACGTAGAAACTTCTGCATTAGTAGAACTGCGAACAATTGCTTTctgattgaattgaaattccttgAGGAGTCGATCAGCATCAGCAACAGATGCCTCCATAAACGCATAGGATGGATTACAACGAGTTACTAATGGCAGTGTGCTCACATCTTCCTTGAACCATTTGTAAGTTCCAAGACCATGGGCAATTGACGGATTTTCTTCCTTACTAGTGATTCGAAGTATATCTAGGTTTTGCAGGTCAATAAAACGGGAGAACTGAACATAAGCTGATAAACCCAGGGAAGTTTCATATGTGGCACTGATAACAGCATTCTTCCCCAGCTGCTGAGCCCATCGGGCAACCAGTGCTGCATTTTCAAAGCCACCAATGACACTTGGCTTGATAACCTGACAGCATGGTtatgaaaaaattgatttacatttttaaaagatCAGTCTGATTTTATAGCAAGGGATACTTGAATTCAACCCACTTACAAATGCAACTATCCCAGGATGTGTGTACTTTGAAAGCATTTCAAAGTGATTTTCTCTATAATTGTTGATGGTTTCATCCAGAGCCACAGGTAAGCCAGTTGCTTCATAAAACCTGATTATATCTTCTTCACTATTAACAGGTTCCTggaataaaacaaattaaaataaatttcataattaacATACAGATAATGTCACCACGAATTGGGTATTTAATTCTATAGTTTGGCATCTTCAATAGGTTTACTGAACTGAAAGTTTGGACATATCCTTAGAACAATACCTCAATATACTGCAGACAATAATCTTTTACAGAATGAGCAAATTGAATGGCTTCCTCATAGGACCAATTCCGGTTTGCATCAGCACGAAGTTCAATTTCTCCACCTATTTTCTTTCGTATCTCCTGTACAACTGAAGCATCTTGATTGGGATCATGATGGCGTGCAACctatatgccaaaaaaaaatgtaatactccatatttaaataaatatgagCAACAGTTCTAAGCTGAATAAATCAATAAGATCAAGTAGAGCTCCACtcatttctgttaaatattaatCCCAATCACCTTTCTTTGTAAAAAATTCTTACCTTAAGCTTTAGAGCTGTAAAACCCTCTTTTACAAGATCAGCTGCCATACAAGCAATCTCTTTTGGACTCCCAATACAATCAAGAAGTGCACAAATTTTGACATCTAATGGCCTCCCAGATAACTCTACTGTTTGTGGGTGAAGTATATTCAATAAACTAGAACCTTCACTAGCTGCAATAGCATTGAGAACAGCCATTTCCAGACCACACCGGACACTTGGAAAGATTGAACTTGGCTAGAAACGAATTGAGAAGTGGATATCAGAAGGTATTGCAAGTGATTGCACTTGACCTCATTAGGTGAAGAATAAGGATGCATTTACATACCGGAATTCCTAAAGTATGCCACAACCATGAAGAGAATGAACCTTTCAGCAAAGGAAGAAACTGTTGAATTGTAACTCCTTCAATAGAATGAGTGAGGAATTGGAGTTGCTCTTCAACATCAAACAGGTTTTCCTTGTGAATCTCTAGAGGTGCTACCTGTTTAGTAGCGCCAAATGAGAATCAAGAAAATAGATGTTTTCTTGACTTTCTTGATTCTAAAGAAGCTTGATATAAAGGTTGGACAATTGCAATACCAATTTCAAATAAAGATGAGAGAGAGGAACATCATTGACATAATCATATTTCCTCAAAAATGATTACTAATGCAAGAACCAAATTATTTTCCTAGTTTACTTTCGCTGAAGAAATCTTCAGTGTTATGTCATGTGTTCACGTTATTATAGCTGATTCATGATGTAAACAAATGCCCCCACCCCTAACAAAGAAAAGAAGTGAAGTTAATAGTAAGCTTACCTCCCCAAAACCAGTGCCACCATCTGCAAGAGACAAACTTATTATAAAGCCTTCTCGGAAGAAAGCAGAAGATTTGTTACTGGCTGAAGCTGAAGTAGGAGGAGAGCACAGCTGAACTCTACCACAAAACAGATTtggaaatttaatattttggattCTGACCATAGGTAATAAGTTGAATATTTTTAAACCTCACCTATAAAGGGAATATTCCATTTTACCAACTTTGTAGAGCATGAAGCCATCAACCAAAAAACCTGAAACTGAAATCCTtgaaaggctactcaaagcatgATCCACTGCTTGGCGTGTAAATTTTCTCAAAGTACTAAAACAGGAGGAAATGTATCATCAGAGAAATGCAACATAGCTTTGGCTGAGTATATAATTTCTTCAGTCATACCTATGAAAGGATGCATTGCCATCAATGGAGCTATTAATTTCAATGACGCAATCTTCATTTTGTGTTTTAGAAGCGAATAAAGCATCTCTTAAATCCATCTTTGACCCTACTTGTACATGTTTCACACTGCATTTCAAAAACATTTTTAACCAAATAGGTAACAACCAAGcaaatgcaattaaaataaCTACAGAGTAGTAAAAAAGATCAACTCTATTCTACTCATATATAATGTGCACCAACAACACAATGCTCTTACCCATGTGCCATGCATAGATTCCGAACTGAAACATCATGAGTTGTGTAAAAGTACTGGTCTAAAATGTTTCTTGCGGTATTGTTTGCCACAGGGAGAAGACTGAAGATTGCTCCACCGCGGTTGTTTATGACAACTATTGCCATTGGCTTCCTTGGAATCCTTTAAATACCACAAATCTAATtacattttgaaataaaattctgTATACCACTTTCtaacaattgaaatgaaaagaTAGTGCAACTTAATATATCATCTTATTACATCTTGTAAGATGTAAGAAATAAAACGATTACGAACTTACTTTTGTCTCAACAAGGACAATCCATTTGTGTCATGCAGAAAAGAAACATCTCCAATTACAGAAAGTAGCTGCAAAGAAGCACAGAAGTGTTCTCTATTACTTCATAGGTGCAAATACTGAAAGCAGCAAGATAACTTTTCAAGTGAGAAAGCTAAAAGGAGAATGGGAGAGAACTGAAAAAATATATCTCAGGTTCTTGATGTAAAAAGATATTGTTCAGTTAAGTAAGTAGTGGAAATTGGCAAATGAACAAAAGGGCAAGTATAGTTTGCCAAGATCCCTTAAGCAATGAAACGAAATAAGGATATTTGGCATGAAAAAGTGCCAAGCTGCATATTCACATTAATGTACTTTTGCAAGCAACTTGGAAAGTAGAAGAGGATAAAAGGTACTAACTTGGTTTTGCAAGCAACTTGGAAAGTAGAAGAGGATAGAAGGTGCTAACTTGGTGAGGCTTCTTATGATTGATTGAAAGAAAGCATAAACTATACCTGTTATTAAATCTATAGCATTTGCTAAAGCAGAATAACTATGGGTATAAACTAGGGTTGAACGGGACAATAACTAACATGACAACCCTCCAAATTTCTCATCTAATGAGAAAAGAGATCATGTTGTGCTCACTCTTTTGTTGCAGCCAACAGCATAACCAATAGCAGTGCTTAGCAAACCATCAATACCACTAGCACCTCTATTAGCACCAACTTGTATATAGTGACAAGACCCTGACCCCATCTTGATGGCCAAATTATGGTCACATTCTGGCCCGTTCCATCCATACATGTCTGCATCACGGATTGGCATGCTGTTTCCAAAGAAGATAGCAGATTCAGAGCAAATAGCTTCCAGAAGGATGTGTGCAACATAAGGTTCAGTGAGGGAGTTCTCAGAATTGATTAACAAGGATATCTCCCAGGCAGCCTATCGCAATGAGCGAGAAGATTAGCAAAATAATTGAAGACAGAACAATTGGATTAGAAGTAGTATCATTTAAATCCAATTCTATAATACACTTGACTGTTTGCTTCATGGAAAATTGGCTCCATTAACCCCTGAAATCAGGGTtagtattcaaaataaattcacCTTTCTGCCCAGACAACGACATAAATCTAGACAacctttttgtgtgtgtgtgtggggggggatGTCTTGAAAGTTCCTTAACCAAGTTCTTGGAATTGCATACCGTCGTATTCAATACTTGCAGAAAGCCTCTCCATTGATTGCCAGTATGTGGTACACAAGCTTTAAGTAAACAGTTTGCGAAACGAGTGATAGTAGTCTGTATCCTATGTGTTACAATATGCAGAGGATCATGACGACTTGGGTGTTTGTCAACCATTATATATGAGCATGGGAAGCAACTCTCTAACATTTGTGAGATACGTTTGCTTGTAATACGACTTCCAATCTGTtacaacaataaataaataaattgcctAGTTGAGCAGTTTTCGCAGAACATAAACATTAGCATAGTTGTGAAAAGATTTATTTATGTGATGTCAACTTAATTGAAAATCTAAGATGAACAACAGGAGTGAAATTTTCTAAATTCTCCATCTTTTAACCTTCCCTACAAGCAAAGATTCTAAAAAGAATCAAGTtttgttataattattgtatatataagaGAAAAAGGGTTGGAATGCACAAGGCTTCCGGCTCATGTAGGGTATAGAGAAGCTAATATTTAAAGTACTAAAGAAGATAACGAGTAATAATGATTAAAAATGTGATCAGAAGCATATTGCAAAGGATGGCTAGGCGTCTGACTTCTTTAAGAAAAACATATCATAAGACCTCTAAAAGAAATAGGTTCTTTAAGAACTCAACTAAAAGGCTTCTTCACCAGAAAGGTCAAGGAGTTCATATAATCTCTTTCCTAAGGAGTATCAGTTAATCTAAAACTAGACGTTTCTTCATATCATAGATAGGAAATAAAGATGCCATCAAGCATCATATCACCTGAATTATCACATCAGCTTGCATCCAGTCCTTGACTGAATCTGAGAGGAGTAAATGGTCTAGATGATCAATGAACAAGACTTTATTTTCAATTCCAGGAAAATGATCAATGTATTTCCGCAACCGTAGACCTGACAAGATGTCAACTACAACTGGCCATGAAAGGTGTTTGGCAAGGAGAAGCGCTGCCCATACATCATCGTCTCCATGAATAGCTCCAAGCAATAAAAGGCCTTTATTTGCCATTTGTATCACTTGCAAAACCTCAGCCATGTCTCTGTCAGCATAGCTGCATTCAAATGGATGTTCGACTTGAAAGTAGCGAGTAAAAGGTTTAGCGGTTGACATCCAAACATTTAACCCACTTAAACACCAAGGTTTCCATGTTTTTGGACTATTATCTAGTGGTTCACGAAATGGGCAGTTGATATGGACTGGACCACATGGTGAAGAGGTTGCAATATTAACAGCATAGTCAACTGTGGTAAGCAACATCCTTGCAGAAATATCATCAGTTGGTGTaggtaaattgaaaaaatgcCTTACATATGGACCGAAGTGGTTGACCTGATATACAAAAATGAAAGATACTCAACAGGAAAAATACTAACagaaaacataaatattaagGAGCAATTTTTgaatgtaataaatatttacaaatcaACAGAAACATttgaaaatatgaatatttattacatgaaattttatattgaaGAACAACTAAAGCTGAAATCAATAATTTTCCAACTTTCATAACCTTTTCAAGTTTTCATATTCAAAGTTAAATAATGGTTTAAAGTCCAGCAAAAATTCAGCAAtgtaaaaattacaaaaactaCCAACCAGGGTAAGGAGCAGATCTCATTCATTAGAGGTTTCTGTAGTCACCTTAGTAGCTGTTTTTAACAGAAATGAATTTCATGTAGAGCTTTATACATGACATATTTTACACTGAACTGAGTGTCTGATTTCCTTTTTTGCAATTCAATCCATAACTGTTAATAGAGCAGTGGCTATTATACTTCAAATTATTAGGGGAAAAAAACCTGATTGATGGCTTGATTTGCTCCAACATCTTGCAACTCTGGAGGACGATCCGCTGTAAGTACGAGAAGTGGGACAAATTCTTGACTTGCCTCAACAATCTGCAAATTACCATAGAACAATGGAAGTCAAACCACAATTTACATAAGCTATAATATATCTAGCAAATcaatttgattcttttttttttccttaaacaGAGAACtacaaaacattttaaaatttgaaaaagttcaagataaaataaatgtaatacagTACTACATAATTAAACTCACAGCAGGATGGAGATTTGAAACTGCCGTGCCTGATGATGTTATGACAACTGCTGGTCTCTGAGAACCTTTGGCATAACCAACAGCATGAAATGAAAGTGAACGTTCATCTATGCATGCAATACAAGTTGTAGTTGGATGAGTAGAAGCGGCAATTGCTAGGGGCGATGACCTTGAGCCTGGAGCTATACAAAAATACTAGATGTAGAATTAATTAGATGTTTGTAACCCAATAAAGTAAATCCGGTTATTGAAGGAAGCCTCACCGTTAAACCAAGTCGGTTGCATTCCTCAATTATAAGAGATGCCCACAAGAAATTAATGTTGGCCCATTTTTGCTTTATGTACTCAACTTCATTTAGATGATTGCAGTGACACTGTAAAAGAGTCATAATACCAAATGGCTTCAGTAAAATTTGTCTATGGTAACTGAAGAAAAAATGGGGTTTTTTTTTCACTGTATTGGGGATGCAGGAAAAACGAATGATTATATTCCCTTGCTTTTGATTGATAATAGGAGGGAGTCTAGGGGCATCATAAGGATAACTGGAAGGGAATATAATCAAAACTTCAAACCTTGCATACCATGTTATTTGCAATAGCCAAAGAGGGTGAAAGCCTCACGAAGAACTGACTGGAACAGCAGGTAACCTCTTTCTGCATGAAACAGGTGCATTAAATAGATACCAGAAACCATTTAGTTCAATCTGCATCGAGAATATGAAAATGTAGCAAGACCATTTTGTATGTGCAGAAAAGAGTAGAAATAGACAGCTTCTAGCACAGAAAGACTTCAAAAAGTTAGAGGAACAATAATTACCAGGATAAAGGGAATACCAGTTCCACATTGCTTGGTCCAAGATAATTTCTAACCAGCTGGAGTGGAGTGCATACCTACAAAAGAAATTTGCATTGGTATGAATTTGAAGGAACAGctgcataatttttattttttttttcttagggAACACTTATAATAACCTTGgaatatttgaataattgacCTATCAGCTTTCACAATTATCAGAACATAAATGAGAATTAAATTATAGAtttaaaggggaaaaaaaaaagcaaaagaaaaaaaccaaACCTAGGCAAGCAATAACAGTcagaaacccaaaaaaaaaaaacaaaacaaaacaaaacaaaacaaaaaacaaaaaacaaaacaaaaaattaaagaaaaatgttttaaacTCCATAAACCAGTTTTGgaagctccttttcttttggatgGGCTGGGAGCTAAAGACCATAGAATAACAAAAACAGTGTAAGTAATGCAGGAAGTTGCAGATGTGGATTATAATTTCAGTGGTCAGATTTCAAAACTAAACTGTATTACCATTTGGATATTTTCATCCTCTAGTGTGTTAAATTTCCCAAGAGTACTGCTGATGTGTTTGCTGCTGCATCCTCCTGATTTGGTGCAACAGCTATGTTTGGcctgaaaaattaaatataaaaagagaaacaatagattaaaaattttagacATCAAAAAGAAACATCAACGTTGAGCAAACAGATAGGATGAATCATAtcaaagtttttcaaaatataataagaaattaaaaggagaTAAACTAGACCGTTTTGTAAATGTTAGGTTCAAAAAGGATGTACAGAAGAGCAAGAGTCAAGTTAGAACAAGTTGTTTTAAAAGGTAACATATATAGACAACAATTCGGTTGAAAATTGAACTATATACAGATGTATCATGCTTCCAAATTC includes:
- the LOC116001545 gene encoding protein PHYLLO, chloroplastic isoform X1: MNSITLQGVHIFQISPYVQFSRRSPAVFKFNLSHFPQPSPRRFSILCSMKYPNFEVVRCSIREGRVLELEDAALIVSTCITRTLPPALTLEQGLEKIEEAVEELRANPPACAFGMLRFQVAVPPSPKSLNWFCCQPESAAVFPIIFLSKERDHPTYKSLALGRTHGVFGIGSAINFKGPSSTTAGELSESGRYVSIDPKLIVAYGFFGIDSDKLLSFMKHEAGSDYFFVPQITLDEVGGTSILAVQLAWNDSSMCNFEEALQTYDASLLQAKHSCCTKSGGCSSKHISSTLGKFNTLEDENIQMVCTPLQLVRNYLGPSNVELKEVTCCSSQFFVRLSPSLAIANNMCHCNHLNEVEYIKQKWANINFLWASLIIEECNRLGLTYFCIAPGSRSSPLAIAASTHPTTTCIACIDERSLSFHAVGYAKGSQRPAVVITSSGTAVSNLHPAIVEASQEFVPLLVLTADRPPELQDVGANQAINQVNHFGPYVRHFFNLPTPTDDISARMLLTTVDYAVNIATSSPCGPVHINCPFREPLDNSPKTWKPWCLSGLNVWMSTAKPFTRYFQVEHPFECSYADRDMAEVLQVIQMANKGLLLLGAIHGDDDVWAALLLAKHLSWPVVVDILSGLRLRKYIDHFPGIENKVLFIDHLDHLLLSDSVKDWMQADVIIQIGSRITSKRISQMLESCFPCSYIMVDKHPSRHDPLHIVTHRIQTTITRFANCLLKACVPHTGNQWRGFLQVLNTTAAWEISLLINSENSLTEPYVAHILLEAICSESAIFFGNSMPIRDADMYGWNGPECDHNLAIKMGSGSCHYIQVGANRGASGIDGLLSTAIGYAVGCNKRLLSVIGDVSFLHDTNGLSLLRQKIPRKPMAIVVINNRGGAIFSLLPVANNTARNILDQYFYTTHDVSVRNLCMAHGVKHVQVGSKMDLRDALFASKTQNEDCVIEINSSIDGNASFHSTLRKFTRQAVDHALSSLSRISVSGFLVDGFMLYKVGKMEYSLYRVQLCSPPTSASASNKSSAFFREGFIISLSLADGGTGFGEVAPLEIHKENLFDVEEQLQFLTHSIEGVTIQQFLPLLKGSFSSWLWHTLGIPPSSIFPSVRCGLEMAVLNAIAASEGSSLLNILHPQTVELSGRPLDVKICALLDCIGSPKEIACMAADLVKEGFTALKLKVARHHDPNQDASVVQEIRKKIGGEIELRADANRNWSYEEAIQFAHSVKDYCLQYIEEPVNSEEDIIRFYEATGLPVALDETINNYRENHFEMLSKYTHPGIVAFVIKPSVIGGFENAALVARWAQQLGKNAVISATYETSLGLSAYVQFSRFIDLQNLDILRITSKEENPSIAHGLGTYKWFKEDVSTLPLVTRCNPSYAFMEASVADADRLLKEFQFNQKAIVRSSTNAEVSTYQLKTDLDSVSISINVHEIGESANNNVIVFLHGFLGTGEDWIPIMKAMSGSARCISIDLPGHGRSKLQDRAGNDVMDESTFSIEAIATILCNLLGKLHFKKVILVGYSMGARIALYMALRCNATVEGAVIISGSPGLTNPVERKMRRAKDDFTASFLVSSGLESFIDTWYAGDLWNSLRCHPHFKNIVSIRLQHDNLGTLARVLSDLSIGRQPPLWEDLKHCKLQLLLIVGERDAKFKTIAQKMHDEINQNATVDCPEMIEIPCCGHAAHLENPLRVISAISQFMRKVKNIVD
- the LOC116001545 gene encoding protein PHYLLO, chloroplastic isoform X3, producing MCNFEEALQTYDASLLQAKHSCCTKSGGCSSKHISSTLGKFNTLEDENIQMVCTPLQLVRNYLGPSNVELKEVTCCSSQFFVRLSPSLAIANNMCHCNHLNEVEYIKQKWANINFLWASLIIEECNRLGLTYFCIAPGSRSSPLAIAASTHPTTTCIACIDERSLSFHAVGYAKGSQRPAVVITSSGTAVSNLHPAIVEASQEFVPLLVLTADRPPELQDVGANQAINQVNHFGPYVRHFFNLPTPTDDISARMLLTTVDYAVNIATSSPCGPVHINCPFREPLDNSPKTWKPWCLSGLNVWMSTAKPFTRYFQVEHPFECSYADRDMAEVLQVIQMANKGLLLLGAIHGDDDVWAALLLAKHLSWPVVVDILSGLRLRKYIDHFPGIENKVLFIDHLDHLLLSDSVKDWMQADVIIQIGSRITSKRISQMLESCFPCSYIMVDKHPSRHDPLHIVTHRIQTTITRFANCLLKACVPHTGNQWRGFLQVLNTTAAWEISLLINSENSLTEPYVAHILLEAICSESAIFFGNSMPIRDADMYGWNGPECDHNLAIKMGSGSCHYIQVGANRGASGIDGLLSTAIGYAVGCNKRLLSVIGDVSFLHDTNGLSLLRQKIPRKPMAIVVINNRGGAIFSLLPVANNTARNILDQYFYTTHDVSVRNLCMAHGVKHVQVGSKMDLRDALFASKTQNEDCVIEINSSIDGNASFHSTLRKFTRQAVDHALSSLSRISVSGFLVDGFMLYKVGKMEYSLYRVQLCSPPTSASASNKSSAFFREGFIISLSLADGGTGFGEVAPLEIHKENLFDVEEQLQFLTHSIEGVTIQQFLPLLKGSFSSWLWHTLGIPPSSIFPSVRCGLEMAVLNAIAASEGSSLLNILHPQTVELSGRPLDVKICALLDCIGSPKEIACMAADLVKEGFTALKLKVARHHDPNQDASVVQEIRKKIGGEIELRADANRNWSYEEAIQFAHSVKDYCLQYIEEPVNSEEDIIRFYEATGLPVALDETINNYRENHFEMLSKYTHPGIVAFVIKPSVIGGFENAALVARWAQQLGKNAVISATYETSLGLSAYVQFSRFIDLQNLDILRITSKEENPSIAHGLGTYKWFKEDVSTLPLVTRCNPSYAFMEASVADADRLLKEFQFNQKAIVRSSTNAEVSTYQLKTDLDSVSISINVHEIGESANNNVIVFLHGFLGTGEDWIPIMKAMSGSARCISIDLPGHGRSKLQDRAGNDVMDESTFSIEAIATILCNLLGKLHFKKVILVGYSMGARIALYMALRCNATVEGAVIISGSPGLTNPVERKMRRAKDDFTASFLVSSGLESFIDTWYAGDLWNSLRCHPHFKNIVSIRLQHDNLGTLARVLSDLSIGRQPPLWEDLKHCKLQLLLIVGERDAKFKTIAQKMHDEINQNATVDCPEMIEIPCCGHAAHLENPLRVISAISQFMRKVKNIVD
- the LOC116001545 gene encoding protein PHYLLO, chloroplastic isoform X2; this encodes MKHEAGSDYFFVPQITLDEVGGTSILAVQLAWNDSSMCNFEEALQTYDASLLQAKHSCCTKSGGCSSKHISSTLGKFNTLEDENIQMVCTPLQLVRNYLGPSNVELKEVTCCSSQFFVRLSPSLAIANNMCHCNHLNEVEYIKQKWANINFLWASLIIEECNRLGLTYFCIAPGSRSSPLAIAASTHPTTTCIACIDERSLSFHAVGYAKGSQRPAVVITSSGTAVSNLHPAIVEASQEFVPLLVLTADRPPELQDVGANQAINQVNHFGPYVRHFFNLPTPTDDISARMLLTTVDYAVNIATSSPCGPVHINCPFREPLDNSPKTWKPWCLSGLNVWMSTAKPFTRYFQVEHPFECSYADRDMAEVLQVIQMANKGLLLLGAIHGDDDVWAALLLAKHLSWPVVVDILSGLRLRKYIDHFPGIENKVLFIDHLDHLLLSDSVKDWMQADVIIQIGSRITSKRISQMLESCFPCSYIMVDKHPSRHDPLHIVTHRIQTTITRFANCLLKACVPHTGNQWRGFLQVLNTTAAWEISLLINSENSLTEPYVAHILLEAICSESAIFFGNSMPIRDADMYGWNGPECDHNLAIKMGSGSCHYIQVGANRGASGIDGLLSTAIGYAVGCNKRLLSVIGDVSFLHDTNGLSLLRQKIPRKPMAIVVINNRGGAIFSLLPVANNTARNILDQYFYTTHDVSVRNLCMAHGVKHVQVGSKMDLRDALFASKTQNEDCVIEINSSIDGNASFHSTLRKFTRQAVDHALSSLSRISVSGFLVDGFMLYKVGKMEYSLYRVQLCSPPTSASASNKSSAFFREGFIISLSLADGGTGFGEVAPLEIHKENLFDVEEQLQFLTHSIEGVTIQQFLPLLKGSFSSWLWHTLGIPPSSIFPSVRCGLEMAVLNAIAASEGSSLLNILHPQTVELSGRPLDVKICALLDCIGSPKEIACMAADLVKEGFTALKLKVARHHDPNQDASVVQEIRKKIGGEIELRADANRNWSYEEAIQFAHSVKDYCLQYIEEPVNSEEDIIRFYEATGLPVALDETINNYRENHFEMLSKYTHPGIVAFVIKPSVIGGFENAALVARWAQQLGKNAVISATYETSLGLSAYVQFSRFIDLQNLDILRITSKEENPSIAHGLGTYKWFKEDVSTLPLVTRCNPSYAFMEASVADADRLLKEFQFNQKAIVRSSTNAEVSTYQLKTDLDSVSISINVHEIGESANNNVIVFLHGFLGTGEDWIPIMKAMSGSARCISIDLPGHGRSKLQDRAGNDVMDESTFSIEAIATILCNLLGKLHFKKVILVGYSMGARIALYMALRCNATVEGAVIISGSPGLTNPVERKMRRAKDDFTASFLVSSGLESFIDTWYAGDLWNSLRCHPHFKNIVSIRLQHDNLGTLARVLSDLSIGRQPPLWEDLKHCKLQLLLIVGERDAKFKTIAQKMHDEINQNATVDCPEMIEIPCCGHAAHLENPLRVISAISQFMRKVKNIVD